The Harmonia axyridis chromosome 3, icHarAxyr1.1, whole genome shotgun sequence nucleotide sequence cttttctgatcagttcatcaagaactacaacatatcaaaaattcagccaaattcacggaaagccatttcccatactaaacgtgcggggtcctttgacaaggtgattttaagttaaatacgatttcatatgaaattaaaaagatgcctgagaagaataactttttcaataaaaattcatataaattagaAAAAGCatggcggcgaaattttattttaccgGGACGCTGAAATGCCTGGTGGCGGCCCTGATGGTGATAGTACTATCACTTGGGCTTAACAAGTAATTTTATCGTTCAATAATTCTTTTGTTAGGAATTCCAAGTATCGTAGTCATAAATATTACTCAAATTGAGTGGTTAACAcgtttttcaaatttatctCCAGTCCTAAATGCGTATTCATGATGATCTAATAATTTCGAACTAAATAATTCTTCTACgtaaatatttgtgaatgacaTATTGCTTTCAATATCCTAAGCTGGACTCCTCTATCTCTATTTAGAGTAATTAAGACTATCAGTCAATtagattttgattttcaagtgaattggAAGACTAATAAAACGAAAGGATTTGATAGAAAGTATTCGGAGAAAATAAATCAGCAAAAAAATTGTTCCGATCTTAGGAAAGGAAATATTAAGTTATAAAAGGGAAATTAATAACAGTTTTGTTTTTATCACGATTATAAGAATAAGTTACCTCTTAGTTGTCGACTCGGATGTGTTCGtgaaacaaaaaagaattacacGATGATTTTAGTACAGGAAATAcgattttccgaaaaactttcaTTTATCTATCTAGAAAAACAGGTCAAATAAGTTATAAAATTTGATTAGGAATCCCTCTATATCAGTGTTTCCCAATGTGGTCCACAGGGGTCTCGAAGGGGGTCCACGGTGTCGTGAAGCACAAATGGGGGTCCACAAGTTTTTAATGGGGTCCACGAAAATTTTTCTGGTTTCGATtgtaaagaataaaaatttaggCAGGGATTCGTCACCAAACTGCGCGTAGTGCCATAATAaaatcctcaaaaaaaaaacaatatcatgtattattgttttttttttgcaattaaggcgctattattattatcattgtttaaggagttgttctccttaaacaatgttattattaatttgtaatatccaattttattgtgttattcgaaaatattcaacGCTTTCAAATGAAAACTACCTGATTTTGCATGGTCAGTGGTCAATGATCAAAAACGTTATTCGTTTATTCCGAATTTTTTAGCCTTTTCTTGGTTTTTACTAAAACTCCTATTTATACCTAAATTCACATACAAATACTCTGATCtgtaccatttgaaaaaacttcagtgttaccgaatttaattttatagcCTTTCTTTGTTTTCCAagcaattcttcaactgaaaaaaaaggttGTAGATTTATATATTGTAGGGGTCCACCGAAACTAGTGAAGCTTTAAAAGAGGTCCACGAAAAAAAGTTTGGGAACCATTGCTCTATCTATACATATACCAACTAGGGAAGTAACAGTAAGGAGCTCCATCTTGTATTATCATTTGTGTAATTCTGAAACTTAAACGAGTGTTTTGTTTGACTTGGAATTGGTGACTTTTCGTTTTGTGGAATTGTCAGTTGATTACTACAAGACTACATATAAGTACCTATCATAACGTGCGTTCAttcaaattcgtggtcaagagtgctgtggagaaattagagttgattttcagTGATTACAAGTCCTCGAATTTGAATGAACGCTCTGCACAATATTCAGTTCTGTGGACTGCAATTGTGCAATTGGTTCATGAATTAATGAGCGGTCAAAAGCTCATGACTTCATATCagtgatttcctcatttttctacCCAATTTTCAATTGATCTTTCAACTATTCACTTGgggaagaattcattgaaattaacaaTGACAATGAAAGGGAAATACTCCCAaagtttgaatgaatgaataaaaaatgggTAATGGGGTATTCTGTTTAATTCCTCATTCCGGGAGACTCCTAAAATAGAACAGAATAAATAAATGTTCTATCCGCTTGAGATTACTTGCTCTAGATCTTATTGTGGACGCTTTTCTAAACAAATACCTACACCTAATAGCTTTATACGTAAAATTGATGAAACGTCCACAGAATGAAGTTGTGCGTAACTGTCTCACTCTTTGTTACTTCTTCCCATTACTGCATCactaattattgtctagttgagcGAAATAGTTCGTCATCACTTGGAGCTCAGAAGTAAATACCGAACAAAAACTGCTTCAATCCGCCTCTGTTCTTTTTTAGGTAGTTCATAAAACTTCCGAAAGAGGTAGCTTTGCATGGATGAGTTTTCGCCGTTTTCGGATACTACATGAAACGAAACGCTACATTAAACGTAATTTTTCATTGTAAGACATATAAAATCTCGAgatatgaatgtatattgtTCGCCGTGATTCCCAATAGCGCCTATTCCACTAcagatataaaatataatacaatattttcGCCCGGTCGGATATAACTAGATATACTAAATACGACCTcgcaaaaatatttctgctaagAGATGTAATATATTTTATATCTGTATGGCATTTCATTACTCTGAGTGAAATGAACATGAATCCCCCGTTTCTGACAGTTAAAGTCAGGCATCGAAAATTTTAATGATGAAGTTTCTACACAAGTATTCTATGGATGTCAGTTTGTTGgatgtttcattttttcaataattttttttatcaagttAGTGAAGAAAGATTATATCCAATgattattatgattatttttcttCCATCATAAATCAAACAATGACATTTCTTGCTTTCAAACTATTATTATCTATTGAATAATTTCCCAAATATAGGTATCACGCTAAGCAAACGATTCCATTTCTTATGAATAGAGTGGCAAATATAATCAAAACATACCACTCATCGAAAACTTATATTGTTTTGTCATAATATTTAACATATTATTTATCAATGAATTTGATTCCACTTGATGACGTTAtgtcaattatattttcatcactaaattgaaattaagtaaTGAAGGTGATAAAAATGAATACCCACACTATCTTTCAAATAAACATATAATTATTCTGAAATCATCCCAAAACTTAGAACAAAGATGCATCGTGCTCTGAATTCatattattctatgttctaagctTCCTAAGAAAATATCATAGAATTTATCTTTTAGGTTAGAGTGTTAATATTCTGTGATTGATACGTTGTGATCACAGAATAACCTCAATAAGATTAATGTATCACGGTTCActaaaattcagttaacattgacatatttgttttttttttctgaatatacgTTAGTGAATTTCAATATTACCTTTTTATTGCCTGGGGAAGCACTTCTACTGCCACTTCTGCTTCCACTTCTACTTCTACAGCCAGTCAGGGTAGAAAGCGTCTTTTTAACACCACAAGTTATTGATTTTACTGCGCCTTAAaatgaaaagagaatattttaaaaatttgattGGAAAATGTCAAttccattttctttttttttgctaCATTCTACAAAAATTCAAACGATGAAAAAAGAAACTTAGAATCAGTTTGacatattcatataaaaaaaagttttcttacCTTTTAGAGTTCCTTCACATTTGCATGCCTctacaatgaatttttttatgattaacTCAGAAATGCATTTCCTATCTATCATCATACTTACTTCTCGaactagaaaaaaaatgttaaaataattatataaaagCCAAAAACCATAGTTTCTTACCCTCCATCGTCGGAACTGCACTTCTTGCCCCGATCTGAAATGAgccgattaaaaaaaaaaaagaacacaaCCCCTACAAAAGGTTACCTCTTAATTTGCAGCATATAAAGCAACAACCAACCATAAACCAGATGAATAGGAAAATCAAAATTGCCATAGCGATCTTCTTATGCTTCGTAAAGGTCCAAATCTGAAAGGAAAAAGAAGTTATTGCAGATGCCACACATAATTAGGTGGCTCACCGAAGTCCTCCTGACGTAAGCATCTGCCATGTGTGAATAGCGTTTGCGGAGAGCGTGCAGATCTATGCGTTTAGCcccttaatgaaaaaaattctaaaggtTGGCTTTTTGAAAAGGAAGAAAACATATGTTGAAGATAAAATGGTATTTAGGGCCTTCAAAGAGGTATATATGTGAAATTGAGACAGAAAGTATTCACCGAGCCGTTTCAATGTTGCCAAAACCCTTAAGACTCCTCCGAACACTGTGTAGATCTCCTCGTCGCCAAGAAGTGGTATGACCTCCTCAATCATCCAGGAGTAGACTCCATTTTGGAACATCTTCATGGCTCTGGTATTCCTTCGTTTGGCGAGACATTTGTAACCGGTGAGGTAGTACTTAACCACCAGATTGAGGCCCCAAGGGGCCTGCATGCCCCTTAAAGGATAGCTCTTGAGCGGTACCGCCAACACGGTGGGTTTGATCAATCTGTCGAAGTAAGGGATAGGCACCGCCACATCTGGAAAAGGCGAGGGGATGGTTCTGTCAAAATTTTCAAAGCGAGGGCCATAGTACAGTGTCAAGGCTTCGCAGGCTTTGCAGTCCTTAGGGCAAGTTATGCTGAAACTGTGGGGTTCGCACTTGCAACCTGAAATATCGAAGATCTGATCAAAGAAAGGACATGAGGTTCAAGAAGATAGACCAAGAAGGTAACAAGAAAACCCAACAAAACTGGAAGATTTAGATGCTCACACGAATCGCACACAGGTTCAGCCCATCCGTGACCATTAGTTTTCAGTAGATTTTTGGTTTCTTTATAAAGCTCTTGCATCTTTTCCACGCTTGTATAGTCCAGCGTACCAGCATAAAAAGAATATTTGACGTTCGGAAGAACAACATGCCGCATATAACCTCCTAAAGACAGAATGAGGTTAGTGAAAAGGATCTGAAATTCTCTTTCTCCGCGATTTCAACCTCGatgaattttagaaattttaaacGTGGTAGTCAACAAGAATCACGACTAGGCGCTGTCTCAAAATGATAAATCTATATGAATACTATCGTTTACAGAAATCGggttttttcctcaaattataTTCAAGTGTGTCACATTTTTCACCTAGAGCGTCACTGAAAGCCAGAAGTATAGTGTGTCTTTTGTTTCCACAAGTCTCTTTGTTGATGGTATGATATACCAGCTTCACATAGTCCAATAAGTTGCAGACGATCTCGTCGTCTATCATGTTTAAAATTGAAGGACAGGGCAATAGATCTTCGACTATCATTCTCGTTAATAAAAGTCTTGTACTAGCAGGAGACCAACATTTCCTTTTAATATCTTCATCCACGAAAAGAACGGTGCCTATGTTCATCTGAATTGAAGCGCGATAAAAGaaggaaatgatgaaaactGAACTCCataaaatactgatgccatacatttttcttatatatatatataaaactattttagacttttaaatatttattttgtttgacAAAAGGAATATTGCGTTCATCTatgctttcattttttttttcaaatggctcaCAAAATCGATAAATCTGAAATCAACCTGAATTCAAACTGATCAGTTCGGCACTCGTTAATGCGTGATTACACCCCTGCATGAACCatagaattttaaaattttattctatGTTCAGTTCACTGAGAAATTATTCATAGAGCAAGGTTTGTTATGACAAACATAGAAATGTGATCCATAGAAAACGCAAATTCAATATTGTTATCTGtgatattcaattcatgttaATTCCAGAAAATTCAATGTGGCTCTCAATTGAGCATTATTGCAAAAAGAAATATTCGTTTCagaagtttttgaaaaagttgagggttgttttgaaaaattatatcattctGTTAAAGTGTTGATGAGCTTATAATCACAAGTTTCATCTCTTCATACCcttaaaaaaacaaatatttccatGTCTCCACAAAAAAAGTGTGCAGTTCCTGGGTGTTATGTTGATCAGTCATGTTCAGGTATAAGATGGTTTAATATTCCTGAACACAATTCCCTAACTTCTTCTGTTCAAAATGGTAAAACTGTTTACTACAGTAGAAGAAGGATTTGGTTGGAGAAGCTAGGGATTTCTGATGGGCCTTCAGAAAGACTCGCTAATGTATGTTCATTGCATTTCAAAGAAGAAGATTTTACTGATCCTCAAGAAGGTACGAGAGAACTTTTAATTGGTTAGTTTATCTTATGTGACTTGAATTAATGTTCTTATGTTTTTTTAGGTGCTATCCTGAAAGAAGATGCTATACCTAGCCAAAATTTACCCAATAGAGCTCAATCAGATGTTGTTGCCACTCAACTTGAAACGAACGAAAGTCAGGTAAATAAGGAGCACTAGcaaaactcatttattttaaataataGAATGCCTACTTATTCAATGAGAATTTGTTAAGTATTTAAACAGCAATTTTCTAGAATTCATTACCTGTGTTGAATATAATTGTATCAAGTAATCATTTGCTGTCTAGTTGTGACACATGAGAATTTTTTAACCTATAGAAAATGACTGCTACGCCATCTAACAAATAATAGCTAAATCTTTTAAAGAAGGAAACAATTTTTTGGGATTATGACTCAAgctcaaataatttttgcctatttattttgttgttgaagTGTTCACTTGCATTCCTCACATTTTCaggaaatcaaaaaaaatataaatgatatagAGACTGTGGAGAAAAGTGATGAAGATGATGATGTTGAAATAATAGAACCACATAGAGAAATTATTACTGTGGACGATGATGACGTTGAAGCTGATTCATATGATAAGGTATTCATAATAAACTTTTGAGAAACACAgtgataaattaattttatttttttcaaaacaaaaatccAAAGGCTATGGAGAATGATACAGGTGTAAAGTCGGAGAAAACTGTAGCATTTAATAATGTCAAAGGACAAGAGACAGAGAGCAGTGGTAATCTTATGTGTATGAGTCCAGAAGCTATAACACATTCTCTTAAGCATGCTATAACAAAACAATCAGTCACTAAACCAGAGGTaagcctttttttttcattcataagtAGTAGAATCTGGATATAACATCCTTCATACTAACTGGACGCTGCATCAAACAAAAGATAATGTGAGCTTGTGTTGTTATGATGCAATATTACTGTTGATCATATTATGAATTAATGATTAATATGCCTAATAgcataaattttcattcaaatataaagaataacaataaattaaaaatcattttaaTGGTATAGTCTTTTCTAAGTTGCCAACGTATATGTTGGTGAATGAAAAGTTACATCTATTTCTTTGATATTTAGCAATTTTTATAGGCATTCTTCATCTTCTTAGATCTGACTTTTCGatattcaaaatacaaaaatttttgtatgaATTTACTTACTAGCAACCTTCTATCACCTTACCTAGCTAAATGAGGTAGTTCTCAGTATTGGTATAGGAAATATGGGAAAATGCTACCACTAGGTCACTCAATGAATATAACACATGGAAATGGAAACTGACTATATTTCTTTTAAAATGATAGGAATAAACTTAAAACAATTCCTAAATTTAGTGAGcctcgaatttgggacaccctgaaCTTGGTCTTTAGGATCTGCGGAATTCCCTCTTCTCTTGACTTATCTCCgaaaattctggaggaaatgCTCTCATTATGAGGTATTTATTTGCTTGCTGTATTAggtgagatacagaattttgcCAAACATCGGTAGCCAAATCATCGGAGACCTTTCtagaataatatttataattcattGGTTGGGAGGACGAGATGGAAGTTGAGACTCATCCTGGAGGGCATAATTAAAGAACCTCCGCGAAATTGAATTGATCTATCTCAGTGGTTCTCAGCCTTCTTTACTCAGCGACGCACACTCTCACAAATCCTCGACACTCCTTCATATCTGCAAAATACTTTGATTTAGGTATAGGGGGTATTCATTCTTGATGAAATCCAGAATAAGAATTATTCATTATCTTCCCATTAGCAGCGCAATGTCTCtagattacacaggttgtcTTGTAATTCGATTTCGGTTCGGAGTAGGCTAATAATTGCATAAGGTGCATCTAGGAAACGGAATGATGTCAGGCGCATCCTTTTCCTTATGGATTAGTGCACCTAGTTGCGCTTACCTAGTAATGAGCGATATCGTGATTTTAAAGCATGATGTGATCAcggtttcaaattaaattttgataCACCTACCTACGGTTTTGGTTTcaggaattgatgaaaaatttaaaaaattttttgtttgttcatATTTGTATCAATTATGTATGTACGTTTGAATAAATGTGTTCAAAAGTTGTTGAACTAATACTCTAATAAGAAAATAGATTTACatgcagacaaattttcaattctggaaaaagtacctcccagGGCATGTCTGCATGCCGTAAaactattttcttatatttatcTCACAGACGTTAGAATCACTTTCGTATTAATACTCTAATgataaatagagaaaaatatatctgagaatataacaaaataaaaaaataaatgcaaaTTCATACATTTCTTCAAATTCGATATAATAGTTCTAATGTTCTGAAGAACAATTCAATCTTGCATAAAATACAGGTCACATAAATTCCATCAACTAGAGTTCGCTAGTTTCGCGCCTTTTCACAATTCTAAAAGCACATAATCTTAATGAAAAGCTGGGTTCATATCTGGTCACTAATTTGTTATAGTATCAATTACAATATCACGATTCACATTCGCAGTATTCAGTAATATCTAATATCAAACTAATACGTGTTTGACAAGATCGTTACTGATTGTGTTGATAAGGCCCAAATTTCACATGTTATTCTTACAGTGATATAGGAACATCGCCCTTATTACTTCGTACGTCTCGCGTTCACGATAGTACATGAAATTCGCTGAATATTCCCCTGCATTATTCTCTGAAAGATAACCCAAAAATGATCCTCAATACTCTCTTCTGCTTAAAAAACTCTCTTAAATTCATAACGGGATCCTCAGAAAAGAATTCTATAACGGATATGTGTTTCAAAACATGACAAATATATTCTATAGATGGAGTAACTCACACCAATCAATTTGTTTCAAAGATTTATATGCTCTTTCGAATTCAAATCATCGTCTATTCGCAATCCAACTAATTTAGCCGTTGACGAGtgtgaaatttgatttccatCAATGCATACAGGTATATGCATTGatggaaatcaaatttcacataAATTTCCATAGAGGTGGTGAGGTACCACCACATTGTATGTTTTTTTCCATTTAAAATGTCATATAGACAGCCTCGGTAGTGCAGTGGATTGAAAAGTCGACTGTAGTGCcaaaggtaccgggttcgaatcggctaggtcatggatgttgaaTATGTCTGGTGATGGTGTTAGGTAAgaggctaatgaccatagcagtcgatgccttcaacaaaaagaaaaaagaacacATGTCATATATACGCTGAATGAAAACAAACTTTTACCCTTCAATTATCCATGTTGTAAACTAGAGAAGAGTGAAAGAACCTGTTGAAAAATTCTAATGCAAatgcatttttcaaaaatttttgcgAATGATAACAGCACACTAATAGGTCTGTAATTTTCAACCAATGCAGGATCTccttttttaaaaatcaaagtTACCAAGAGAAAGCTCGTGTTTAATGCTCAAGCggttaatttttttgagtttgtgGTGTTTCTTTTGAAAATGTATTGTCGACAtgaatttgattatttgatttatttagaGCTTAAAGCTTTATATTAAATATTGCATAGTTATTGCTAACATACAACATTTGTaaacttcatattttttttatgcatGAAGCAAAATATGTAAGGGATACGAGAAATCCGTGGAGGTGGTGCTGGTAGTAGTAGTAGCGGTAGTAAAAATTTCATTAGCTTCAAGCGAAGAGATTATGAACAATAGACAACACGTCATTATAACTCGTCGATTTATCGTCAAAATAGGCACTTAAACCGCTGTCGTACCAAGCGGATGTGCATTCCTAGTATGCCAATAGGGAATTATTTGTTATGAACAGTTAGTTGTTATGTCCAGATTCTACTGTATATGATTAAACTTATTACATATAAACACAAACCTTTATATgacaatttattttatttgaatgttTCACATAGAAATTAGTGATTactttttgaagatttttctgtACTTGTAGGCAATTCCATCAGGAAAAAGTTTACTTATCAAGAAGAGGCGCATAAATGAAATGGAATcaaaagatttaaaaaataGCAATGTGTGTCATTATATGACTCCAAATGGTAGAAAGTATTTGATTAAAATGGCTAAAGTAGAACCTTCAACAGCAGTGACTACTGCAGGCGTCTCCAACTCTCAAAACCGGCATAAATTGATTAAGTTTGATAAGGAACATCTACAAAATGAATTGTCTCGCATCCAAAACAAAAGAGGTTCTTTGTTAACTGATGCTGATTTGTCAGAGGCTCTGGCACTAAAATTATCTGAGAAGGTAAAGCAGACAGCCCAACGAAAAGGTCCATTAGGAAAAGACTTTATATCAAAACCATCTAACAAAAGTCCGTCTTCTATGTTGAAAGGAATTCGAATAGTTGATGTGCATCAATCTAATAATTACCagccaataaaaaataataatgaaagtaCTTCTTCTCTAAAATTTGGAAAAGGACAAGTTGTTCAAGTTGGAACGAATTTAGTGgggcaaaaaattaatattttatctcCAAAAAAAGGCCTTATATCACTACCTAATGGACTTCTTGGGAAAATCATTCCTCATAATCCAATTCCTTCGCTTATGAAAATGCCCCAAGCTGGGCGACTATCTGCAGGAGATAAAGTAGCAATACCCAgactaaacaataaaaaaaaggagGGATCTAATACACCAACTCAACAGGTCGAAAAGGACAATAACTTCAAGTATgttaatattgaagaaattataaagaataAAATTGTAAAGGATGAACCTTTGGAAGAATCGGATAAGGAAGATTTTTTTCTGGTTCAAGCCACTAAAGAGAAAGGTGAGCAAACGGATCTACCTATTGGTATTGGTGAAATTTATAACTACATCCAGAAGAACATGATTGATTTTACTTATGAGGTATTTGGGAAAAAGTATGTACTGAGTCAATGCGCTTTGCATTTCAGACCGGTTGATAGTAGATGCATTGAAgaggaaaatattgtttttgtttctGATATGAACATGACCAGTACTGATACAACGTTATTAAGTGGAATGAATTTCAGCATTCATGGTTCTACTCCACTATCTGAATACCAGGATGTTGTCAAAAAAGTCTCTCATAAGCATGAAATAATTGCTAAAGCTTTCAAGCAAATGAAGACAAACAACATGACGAAGAACAGTAATATTGACAATAAATCACAGACTACAGAAAGAGAGAAAGTTGTGATAACTCCAAAATGTTTAAACACAGATAACAATAGTGAAAGAAAAAGGCAGGCGAAACCCCTCCCTAAAAAACAAGCAAAAAAGAATACTAATGGTA carries:
- the LOC123675158 gene encoding uncharacterized protein LOC123675158 isoform X2 produces the protein MVTDGLNLCAIRIFDISGCKCEPHSFSITCPKDCKACEALTLYYGPRFENFDRTIPSPFPDVAVPIPYFDRLIKPTVLAVPLKSYPLRGMQAPWGLNLVVKYYLTGYKCLAKRRNTRAMKMFQNGVYSWMIEEVIPLLGDEEIYTVFGGVLRVLATLKRLGAKRIDLHALRKRYSHMADAYVRRTSIWTFTKHKKIAMAILIFLFIWFMVGCCFICCKLRDRGKKCSSDDGGSRKACKCEGTLKGAVKSITCGVKKTLSTLTGCRSRSGSRSGSRSASPGNKKDCMCFAVKEEVYNVEETEEESFLEDDSSGLRKMNFEEGGSSSLQRPMCAPSYSFGYDFQTSTSESVTDSEGELEMNSQTPQSRSR
- the LOC123675158 gene encoding uncharacterized protein LOC123675158 isoform X1; the encoded protein is MYGISILWSSVFIISFFYRASIQMNIGTVLFVDEDIKRKCWSPASTRLLLTRMIVEDLLPCPSILNMIDDEIVCNLLDYVKLVYHTINKETCGNKRHTILLAFSDALGGYMRHVVLPNVKYSFYAGTLDYTSVEKMQELYKETKNLLKTNGHGWAEPVCDSCCKCEPHSFSITCPKDCKACEALTLYYGPRFENFDRTIPSPFPDVAVPIPYFDRLIKPTVLAVPLKSYPLRGMQAPWGLNLVVKYYLTGYKCLAKRRNTRAMKMFQNGVYSWMIEEVIPLLGDEEIYTVFGGVLRVLATLKRLGAKRIDLHALRKRYSHMADAYVRRTSIWTFTKHKKIAMAILIFLFIWFMVGCCFICCKLRDRGKKCSSDDGGSRKACKCEGTLKGAVKSITCGVKKTLSTLTGCRSRSGSRSGSRSASPGNKKDCMCFAVKEEVYNVEETEEESFLEDDSSGLRKMNFEEGGSSSLQRPMCAPSYSFGYDFQTSTSESVTDSEGELEMNSQTPQSRSR
- the LOC123675157 gene encoding uncharacterized protein LOC123675157 isoform X2 → MSPQKKCAVPGCYVDQSCSGIRWFNIPEHNSLTSSVQNGKTVYYSRRRIWLEKLGISDGPSERLANVCSLHFKEEDFTDPQEGAILKEDAIPSQNLPNRAQSDVVATQLETNESQEIKKNINDIETVEKSDEDDDVEIIEPHREIITVDDDDVEADSYDKAMENDTGVKSEKTVAFNNVKGQETESSGNLMCMSPEAITHSLKHAITKQSVTKPEAIPSGKSLLIKKRRINEMESKDLKNSNVCHYMTPNGRKYLIKMAKVEPSTAVTTAGVSNSQNRHKLIKFDKEHLQNELSRIQNKRGSLLTDADLSEALALKLSEKVKQTAQRKGPLGKDFISKPSNKSPSSMLKGIRIVDVHQSNNYQPIKNNNESTSSLKFGKGQVVQVGTNLVGQKINILSPKKGLISLPNGLLGKIIPHNPIPSLMKMPQAGRLSAGDKVAIPRLNNKKKEGSNTPTQQVEKDNNFKYVNIEEIIKNKIVKDEPLEESDKEDFFLVQATKEKGEQTDLPIGIGEIYNYIQKNMIDFTYEVFGKKYVLSQCALHFRPVDSRCIEEENIVFVSDMNMTSTDTTLLSGMNFSIHGSTPLSEYQDVVKKVSHKHEIIAKAFKQMKTNNMTKNSNIDNKSQTTEREKVVITPKCLNTDNNSERKRQAKPLPKKQAKKNTNGNVTVVEKDQKIVITPTFLVTSEKNMNELPTVGIKTFEAHEKKIDKDQMIIKKKRIPKSSLSRSRRMMRLPSLISQMQPALRGRLPVDRNRFRKNKRLGIELEKEIKTPEKTSTLEAMEIDNNEGRVQEIPKCKKIQQERNFRRVSSSWQEVTALICSRISKNIDFICNSRIIIR
- the LOC123675157 gene encoding uncharacterized protein LOC123675157 isoform X1, whose translation is MSPQKKCAVPGCYVDQSCSGIRWFNIPEHNSLTSSVQNGKTVYYSRRRIWLEKLGISDGPSERLANVCSLHFKEEDFTDPQEGAILKEDAIPSQNLPNRAQSDVVATQLETNESQEIKKNINDIETVEKSDEDDDVEIIEPHREIITVDDDDVEADSYDKAMENDTGVKSEKTVAFNNVKGQETESSGNLMCMSPEAITHSLKHAITKQSVTKPEAIPSGKSLLIKKRRINEMESKDLKNSNVCHYMTPNGRKYLIKMAKVEPSTAVTTAGVSNSQNRHKLIKFDKEHLQNELSRIQNKRGSLLTDADLSEALALKLSEKVKQTAQRKGPLGKDFISKPSNKSPSSMLKGIRIVDVHQSNNYQPIKNNNESTSSLKFGKGQVVQVGTNLVGQKINILSPKKGLISLPNGLLGKIIPHNPIPSLMKMPQAGRLSAGDKVAIPRLNNKKKEGSNTPTQQVEKDNNFKYVNIEEIIKNKIVKDEPLEESDKEDFFLVQATKEKGEQTDLPIGIGEIYNYIQKNMIDFTYEVFGKKYVLSQCALHFRPVDSRCIEEENIVFVSDMNMTSTDTTLLSGMNFSIHGSTPLSEYQDVVKKVSHKHEIIAKAFKQMKTNNMTKNSNIDNKSQTTEREKVVITPKCLNTDNNSERKRQAKPLPKKQAKKNTNGNVTVVEKDQKIVITPTFLVTSEKNMNELPTVGIKTFEAHEKKIDKDQMIIKKKRIPKSSLSRSRRMMRLPSLISQMQPALRGRLPVDRNRFRKNKRLGIELEKEIKTPEKTSTLEAMEIDNNEALTEKTKITNTDPPQLGNPEDSTQSPLGSRTITRGKKKDYRNLSIYGTTEEIKRTKTKRKILSYGGGSPKKLKYSDKVGDIESFLEVVLEPDNKEISKNTDQIETTLNSINE